A genomic window from bacterium includes:
- a CDS encoding AarF/ABC1/UbiB kinase family protein, which translates to MFLKHGFRDFISKLNLAGYLPLAKTIELLNIYGNEEKKLTAPERFRLVFEELGPTFIKFGQLLSTRPDYIPSEYIKEFKKLQDDVPPFFQDEVKEILREEYGTEAGIDKIFKTFDFKPIAAASVAQVHLGTLRSGEEVAVKIQRPDIEEIIRQDIRILYRLASLIERNLEESRLLDPVGVVNEFEKTILKELDFITEASSIEKFRENFKNFKDIYIPTVFWDYTTRRILVIERVKGIELDEIKKIKESGRDPKKIADIGLNCFCKQIMEDGFFHADPHPGNSMLMDDGRIALIDFGITGSLDSEMMENIANVFIGYSEHDYEKLVKTFYKMDIINENTNISVFKQDLKDLSEPFYGRSLKHISIKEIFDKIMQTCLKHNIKLPRDLLLLFKTFLQIEALGRDLDPECSVLEKAKPYAVKLLERGQNPRIAMRNFKRDMAEIYSLMKIIPENFKKVLVQLSRGEQRFEIMHLGFDKINIDLVRGINRITMGIVVSASIIGSALVISSGAEILPVTVSGLGRVSLTTLIGLLGFTVSTILSLWLVISIIRSDKL; encoded by the coding sequence GTGTTCTTAAAGCACGGCTTCCGGGATTTTATAAGTAAGCTTAACCTGGCAGGTTATCTCCCTTTGGCTAAAACCATCGAGCTTCTGAATATTTATGGAAACGAAGAAAAAAAACTCACGGCCCCGGAACGTTTCAGACTGGTTTTTGAAGAGCTGGGCCCTACTTTTATAAAATTCGGCCAGTTGTTGAGCACGCGCCCCGATTACATTCCATCCGAATACATTAAAGAATTTAAGAAACTGCAGGATGATGTCCCGCCCTTTTTTCAAGATGAAGTTAAAGAAATTCTCAGGGAAGAATACGGCACGGAAGCCGGGATTGATAAAATTTTCAAAACTTTTGATTTTAAACCTATTGCCGCCGCCTCTGTGGCACAGGTCCATTTAGGGACCCTTCGTTCAGGCGAGGAAGTGGCTGTTAAAATCCAGCGGCCTGACATAGAGGAAATAATCCGGCAGGATATACGTATTTTATACAGGCTCGCCTCTTTGATTGAACGGAATTTGGAAGAAAGCAGGCTCCTGGATCCTGTGGGCGTTGTAAATGAATTTGAGAAAACCATACTTAAGGAGCTTGATTTTATCACAGAGGCTTCAAGTATTGAAAAATTCAGGGAAAATTTTAAAAACTTTAAGGATATTTATATCCCCACTGTATTCTGGGATTATACTACGCGGCGTATTTTAGTAATTGAAAGAGTCAAAGGCATTGAATTGGATGAAATTAAAAAGATAAAAGAAAGCGGCCGCGACCCTAAAAAAATAGCCGACATCGGCTTGAATTGTTTTTGCAAACAGATTATGGAAGACGGGTTTTTTCACGCGGACCCGCATCCCGGAAACTCAATGCTGATGGATGACGGGCGGATAGCGCTGATTGATTTTGGCATTACAGGTTCTCTCGATAGCGAAATGATGGAAAATATCGCCAATGTTTTTATCGGTTACAGCGAACATGATTATGAAAAATTAGTCAAGACGTTTTATAAAATGGACATAATAAATGAAAACACAAATATTTCTGTGTTTAAACAGGATTTAAAAGATTTAAGCGAGCCGTTTTACGGCCGTTCGCTTAAGCACATAAGCATAAAAGAAATTTTTGATAAAATCATGCAAACCTGCCTTAAACATAATATTAAGCTTCCAAGAGATTTATTATTGCTTTTCAAGACCTTTTTGCAGATAGAGGCGTTGGGCAGGGACCTTGACCCTGAATGCAGTGTGCTGGAAAAGGCGAAGCCGTATGCCGTGAAGCTTTTAGAAAGAGGGCAGAATCCCAGGATTGCAATGAGGAATTTCAAGAGAGATATGGCGGAAATATATTCATTGATGAAGATAATTCCTGAAAATTTCAAGAAAGTGCTTGTCCAGTTAAGCAGGGGAGAACAGCGTTTTGAAATTATGCACCTCGGTTTTGATAAAATTAATATTGATTTGGTAAGGGGAATTAACAGGATTACCATGGGAATAGTGGTATCAGCTTCGATTATAGGTTCCGCTCTTGTTATTAGTTCCGGCGCGGAAATATTACCGGTTACTGTAAGCGGTTTAGGCAGGGTATCTCTTACTACTTTAATCGGCTTACTGGGTTTTACGGTATCCACAATATTAAGTCTTTGGCTCGTAATTTCTATTATCAGGTCAGATAAATTATAG